One Pecten maximus chromosome 16, xPecMax1.1, whole genome shotgun sequence DNA window includes the following coding sequences:
- the LOC117344453 gene encoding sepiapterin reductase-like — MTTDCSNHVLTVCVTFSARVGILYFLNVTRLSLRMATPEPAIMEKRSFVVITGVGRGLGRSIASKFVEKLPLSSLFVFLSPSDTGQESLVSELLTSRPGVRIRTQTFDQGEMDQNIFDNIFVDILKNDNLESHEFDQVIIVHNSAIVGDVTKWTWDLTEVTSLVRLFDVNIVGMILLNSSFLKTFSDVSSRIIVNVTSGNAIRPYKTMSTYCAAKAARDMFFRVLSSEDPTIRVLTYSPGHVDTDMLTYVRDNTIDKDLADKIRAAYTEGRVVTGDASADRLMAILEKNTFENASYVAFADPL; from the exons ATGACTACTGACTGTAGCAATCACGTGCTCACTGTATGTGTAACGTTTTCAGCTCGTGTTGGCATTCTATATTTTCTAAATGTTACTCGATTGTCGCTCAGAATGGCCACCCCCGAACCAGCAATCATGGAGAAGAGAAGTTTTGTTGTTATCACCGGCGTTGGTAGAGGTCTAGGTCGAAGCATTGCTTCCAAGTTCGTGGAGAAACTTCCATTGTCATCTTTATTTGTGTTTCTGTCACCAAGCGATACAGGCCAAGAAAGTCTTGTGTCTGAATTATTGACGTCACGCCCAGGGGTACGAATTCGGACACAGACATTTGACCAGGGGGAAATGGACCAGAACATTTTCGATAATATATTTGTGGATATCttgaaaaatgataatttgGAATCACACGAGTTCGATCAAGTTATCATAGTGCATAATAGTGCAATAGTTGGGGACGTCACAAAATGGACGTGGGACTTAacggaagtgacgtcactaGTACGCTTATTTGACGTTAACATTGTCGGTATGATACTCCTTAATTCATCCTTCCTCAAAACGTTCTCGGATGTCAGCAGTCGGATCATCGTCAATGTGACGTCAGGAAATGCGATACGGCCATACAAAACCATGAGTACATATTGTGCAG CTAAAGCTGCACGTGACATGTTTTTCCGGGTATTGTCATCGGAAGACCCCACCATCCGGGTTCTCACCTATTCTCCTGGTCACGTGGATACCGATATGCTGACGTACGTCCGTGATAATACGATTGACAAGGATCTCGCCGACAAGATCAGAG CGGCATACACGGAGGGCCGAGTCGTAACTGGCGACGCTTCTGCTGACAGACTAATGGCCATTTTAGAAAAGAATACATTTGAAAATGCATCATACGTCGCCTTTGCCGATCCTCTTTAA